Genomic segment of Malania oleifera isolate guangnan ecotype guangnan chromosome 7, ASM2987363v1, whole genome shotgun sequence:
TATCTAAACAAACATATCAAGAATCCTGAAAAATAGTTAAACTGATGTTCATGAAACTGCTTTGTGAAAAGCCGCTGGTTGTTGCTGTGGATAAGCCTAACACTGCTCAAAAAGATCAATAGGTTGATCTCCCATCGCCCTCTGTGATTACATCCTTGAAAGCACCACCACTTGGGATCATAGGCAGGACATGTTCTTGATGGGGTACAATAACATCCAGTAAGTATGGCCCAGGAGTATCCAGCATTTTCCGAATTGCAGCTCTAAGATCTCCCTTCTTTGACACTCGAGCAGCAGGTATCGCACATGCTTCTGCAAACTTCAACATATCAGGGAATATCTCGGACTCTTTTGATGGGTCTCCTAGATATGAGTGAGCCCTATTAGCCTTGTAGAACCGATGCTCCCACTGCACAACCATACCTAAATGCTGATTATTTACGAGCATTATCTTAACAGGAAGATTCTCCACACCAATTGTAGCCAATTCCTGAACATTCATCATAAAACTCCCATCACCATCAATGTCTACAACAACTGCATCCGGTTTCGCCACAGCTGCGCCCATTGCAGCAGGTAATCCAAAACCCATAGCCCCAAATCCACCTGAGGTTAACCAATGCCGAGGCTTGTTGTACATGTAGAATTGAGCAGCCCACATCTGATGTTGCCCAACACCAGTACTTACAATTGCATCCCCATTTGTCAATTCATCAAGAAGCTGAATTGCATACTGTGGAGGAATTGCCTCCCCAAAAGTCTTGTAACTCAATGGATACTTCAGTTTCTGCTCTTTCAGTTCCTCTCTCCAAGTCGAAAAATCCAGTTTAAGCTTGTCTGCTTTCCTCTCCAGCATCCCATTTATCCCTTTCAATGCCAGCTTCAAATCAGCACAAACTGACACATGCGGCTGCTTGTTCTTCCCAATCTCTGCAGAATCTATGTCAATGTGAACAATCTTGGCCCTGCTCGCGAAAGCTTCCACCTTTCCCGTCACACGGTCATCGAACCTCACTCCGAATGCAAGCAACAGATCAGACTTATCCACAGCATAATTAGCATAAACAGTGCCGTGCATTCCCAGCATATGAAGAGATAAATCGTCCGCACAGGGGAACGAACCAAGACCCATCAAAGTGCTTGCGACAGGAATCCCCGTTATCTCCACAAATTGACGCAACTCCTCGCTCGAGTTCACACACCCTCCACCCACATATAAAACTGGCTTCTTCGATTCCGATATCAACCTAACAATCTGCTCCAAATGGGCCTCAGTTGGGCACTTGGGCAGCCTAGAAACATACCCAGGTAATCTAATTGGCATATCCCAATCAGGAACCACTAGCTGCTGCTGTGTATCCTTCGGAATATCAATCAGAACCGGGCCAGGCCGGCCTGAACACGCAATGAAAATTGCCTCACGCACAATCCTAGGAATGTCCTCAACATTGAGTACTAAGTAATTATGCTTGGTGATGGACCTCGTTACCTCAACAATGGGGGTTTCTTGGAAGGCGTCGGTGCCGATCATCCCGCGAGGGACCTGCCCGGTGACGGCGACAATGGGGATGCTGTCGAGCAACGCGTCGGCGAGTCCACTGACGAGGTTGGTGGCGCCAGGGCCGGAGGTGGTGATGCAGACTCCGGGAAGGCCAGAGGCGCGAGCATAACCTTCGGCGGCGAAGATCCCGCCCTGTTCGTGGCGGGGGAGGACGTTGCGGATGATGTTGGAGCGCGTGAGGGCCTGGTGAATCTCCATGGACGCTCCACCGGGATAGGCGAAGACGTCGGTGACGCCTTCGCGCTCGAGGGCTTCGACGAGGACGTCGGCGCCCTTTCTGGGCTCATTATCGGCAAATCTGGATGTGAATAGTTCTGGGGTTTTGGTAGTggcggtggtggtggtggtgggaaGGGAGCTGGTGGCGGAGGTGGCGGTGGCAGCAGCGGCGCGGGGTTTAGAGTTTGAGAGGGAATTGGAGATCTGGAGAGTTCGAGAAAGGGTAGAGCTTCGGGGTTTCGAAGAAATGGGGAGGGTGAATCCGGAAACGGGCATGGGATATTTGGGTGAAGTGAACGGAGTCTTGCAGAGGGAAGTGCCGGAAGCAGTGGTCGCCATTGTTGACGAGCTCATAGACGAAGAAGGAGCTTCTGTGTAAGGTTCTGAGGAGAGCGCGAAGGAGCTTCTTTTAAATGGCCGTTGAAGTAGccgcaaaaattcaaaatagtaAAAATACATTAATTTACCAAAATGCACCTAGTTTTTTTCCCcaattttttgagatatttgaaatgaAGTAGAATGAGAatgtaatgaaataaaatttaaatgaaaatataaaaaattaacaGTGTGAACAATGGAatagaatttattttttattttctgtattCGATCATATATTTTTTGTTTACTTCATTTCCAATTTATATAACATTCCGATATATTTAATTTCAATTCCATAAATCATTTCAattgttaaattatttttttctctttgtcttattattaaattgtgtaattttagaaaagatatattttttctcctttttatgTTAGTATAATATATATCTTTCGATATTAAACTATTATATATTAATACACATAATTcttcaatttctaaatttcaacCAGTATTAATCCAATcgattaatatattttatatattaaattagatttgggtgaatttgaacaaattttaatataattttatattatgttttattcaaatttaatacaaatctaaatttgaGACTGATCTAAATATAGTGttagaattctttttttttttttaagtttttaattaATCACTGTTGTAGACataaattttaacttttttgtGCTAATTTATGTTTAACTTTTTAAGGCATCAAACATctaatcaattgaattaaaatggtttattttcataaaattgaaATGAAATCCTCTTAAAACCAATAATGGTGTAATTAAGGCTCTTGATTCATAGAAAAAGGAAGAACAAGATTTTTTAACTTGAGCAATAAAGAAGAaaagttttattttttcattaacgTTGAGAAATTTAATAGGGGTTAAGAGAATAAAATTAAacccaatataaaaaaaaatataattttaattttactttttaaatatgAAAGTATTAGGTAAGTCTTTCTTCTTGTGGGTATACCTCCACCATAGTTGAATTTAAGATTATCAATTTTTAATCCTAATGATTGATTTTCAGAAAACAAATTATCAATTTTTAACCCTAGTAATATGTTGACCTGAAATTAATTGGATAAGTTATATgtcaaaatattaaatcatttatTGGTAATGTTACGAAAGTAAAGCTATAAAAATGCCTATTTAGTTCATAGAATGACTATTCAAACTAACACGAtaataaaattcaagaatttgATGGCTTATAAAagaaatttactatttctttatgataatttaagaaatttttaatttctttttgggAGACATAATCAAAACTTTAGATGTACACATTATAGGCGTCTAATTGTATAGTTGAATGCTAATTTAaactttcaataatttttttattatattttacaaaccaaacataGCTTAAAATCAAATATTATGTACTTACTTACGAACCAACTATACGttaccttatttttttttttatttaataatttctcTTAAATATTTTGTTCATTTTTATGTTTTCTTGAAAGATATTAGTACGTACTTAGttcatttctatttttatttctgaAGAACTATAAAAATGTCTTTCGTCTAACTTTTCAAcatttatataataaatttaaaactagagttctctctctctctctcacacacacacacacacacagatacagTGGATACTGGGGGTAGGCTAGGAGTGTAATTTGTGAAGTCCCTGTTTGGCTGGCTTTCCTTGAGGGTAAACTCTTGTTTTGCATTTGGAAAAGGACTAGGGAAATCCTTTTCCAATTTTAGTGAGTTTTGATACTTTAAGATGAAAAACGTGCAAACTGGAATAGGGCAATTTGGCGCATTGACTATGGAGATGAGAAGAAAAGAAAGGCCAATAAACATGGACCACTGAAGAAAACCGCAAACACCACCAAGCAGCCCTATGAAAGAGACAAACCCTTCCCTCATGAATCATGCCTACTCATCAAGTCCATCTCATGCTCCTATACCTAATGGATTACGCTTAAATTCATTTAAGCCAAGTGATGTTTTTAAAGTACGGATAAGATGTGAGGAGGTTCGATATTAGGTTAGTTTTTTAGCTAAGAgctctaatttttttaaaaaattgaagataTCAGACATTACAATTTTGAAAGAGTTTCGCATTTAGCATCGGGGAGTTTGCGTCAGacctgaaaaaattatttcgtaAGTTAGACTCCCAGTAGGGTGAATAAAACTTAATTGGGATGGGAGCTGTAGGGGCAATccaggtacttcaggaggtggaggaattattggGGGCTTCCATGGCATGGTGGAAGCGGCCTTTTCAaactattttggcaatggtacgaccAATAGTGTAGAATTAAAAGCAATTCTGGAAAGAATTCGTTTATACAaatgacttcattattttaatatgattattgaaagtgactcgcgaattgttgttgattggcttcggaaaggtagatgtatcTTGTGGCATCTTTGAAATTTTTGAGAGGACCTCGTggtagagttagaaggagtgaacttcatggtgattcATCAATATAGGGAATGCAATAGTGCGACTAATTTTCTCGTTAGAGAATGAGAAATAGGAAATAATGTCATTTacaaaaaacatattttatcatgttCACTAAAAagtatcctttggatggataggttggatCTTATTTcatttcgtcattagttcaaccttTCGATTTTTATTTGGTAGGTTtagaatttttgatattttgattttatttatttcattatttttatttttgataggtttgtttagatttgtttcttatttagttttgtttggatttgtagtttTATTTTGGTTGATTGTTAGTGTTGTTTTTGTGAGACTTTTAATTTctttatctgtaatctctcattatttgtcttgtaaccacggtattcctctaccaaaagTGAGATCATATCAAtaaaatttgcatttttttttattttatgaaagaAGTGATGTTTTTAAAACGTAATGACTTAGTTGCATTCGACTTGGATTAAATGAATGCAACTATGAGTCATAGCTTTGTAAGAATATGAAATGAGTTAAATGAGTGCAATAAGAAGCACTTACATGATTGAAACAAGGTCTGGATTAAATGGTCAAAATTTGTATGGGAGAATTTGGatcaatttcgattttgattatctatcaaaaatgaaagaaaaataacttGAAGGATTCAGGGTGTACTCCAAGGAACCATTCTGATGTCTCAAATAGAAAATTTGGAAGAATTATATGAACAAGATAGGAAAGGAATGATTAAAAGCGAGATGGATACTTCGGTAATGATAATGATGGGGAAGAACAAattaaattaattcaataatttatatataatgGCATAATATTCTTTCAACAAAATATGTGATCATAAAAATTTCATGAAAACTCTAAATAATTTATGTAAATTCAAGCACCAAATCGACTTTTGGAAAATAAGTTTGTgcacctttttttctttttcttttcatctaCGTTTTACATGCATGTGCATTCGGTTtgcaccaaaaacctttttttttaacTTCGTTGTCAACTGTGTCAGTTTCTTAGACGTCGTGCGTTGACTGCCAACGCGCCAGTTCCCATCCCCACTGGcaagaccttttttttttttttgcagccaTTTTTTTAAGCCTCTATATTTGtgtttttatcttttatttttttaatatttcggTAAAAAAAACACTGCTCTTCACTTTCTCCGTTTGGCTGAAgagaaaatggaagaaaaagtCTGTCCTTTCTTGTGATTTGATTTGAtctgaaaagaaaagaatagaaaagaaaagaaacaaaagtaATAAATTTGTGCAAAGACAATAATGCCcctaatttaaatataaaattcctTAAATAGCCTCCCACTCTGTTGCTCTTTTCTAacaggggtttttttttttttttttttttttccgatttgtctttatttaaaaataatatatcaaATAATATTCTATTCGGGAAAATATTTCTTGAAATGATTTTGACATAATTTTGTTatttggtccagcgagatttgtcgCATGTCATTCAATCGAATTGATGTAATTTAAAATCGTCATTTGAACTGCTCTTGACGCATGACAAACCTCACTGATCCAAAAAACGAGATTTATTGTGCATTCAAAATGGTAAATTATCTAATATCAATTGTCTAACCTTTTGCAATTCCCATTTCGCAAGCAATCTATAACTCTccaaattcttcttcttcttcttcttctttttcatcgATCTCTTTCTTTTTTCCATGACTTTTAATTTTCCCCTCCAAGATTTTTTTCCCTCCACTTTTCAACCAACTTGTAATGATCcgaataataatgaaatttaaataataaagaggaaggtgaatggaaaacagtaacagaagaaggAGGTTGACTTTATCGATGAACGCgaaacgttcgtcgacgacattgcactttgaaaggaATCATTGAAGGGAAATCatcagggtttcgttgacgaatcccctgtattcgtcaacgagtgcttaagaaaattcgtcgacgaagactggattcgtcgacgaagaaataccgagagaggatttgagccaactgaatttcgttgacgagattATTGAAGAATTTgttgacgaatgacgtggctcgtcgaggAATTCCCCtattttataaatatgaaaaattcgatttttatcttccttattaagctaacttctctctctcactctctcctcccttcagttttctctctcttcgatttcgagctaAATTTACATCGAATCGACAGTTTGAAGCCGCCACGacgctcatggggaagttctctccaaatctgccagagcggatcgttagaaaaagcaagttggaaatcatctcagagttgaggtaagactttttaaaccaaatttggtctcgtgatagttataagaaatgatatacacgtagaaatactgaagtttaatattagaaattttcattttcagggtattggttaggAAATCCTATGGGAGTTAGA
This window contains:
- the LOC131160588 gene encoding acetolactate synthase 2, chloroplastic-like, with the translated sequence MSSSTMATTASGTSLCKTPFTSPKYPMPVSGFTLPISSKPRSSTLSRTLQISNSLSNSKPRAAAATATSATSSLPTTTTTATTKTPELFTSRFADNEPRKGADVLVEALEREGVTDVFAYPGGASMEIHQALTRSNIIRNVLPRHEQGGIFAAEGYARASGLPGVCITTSGPGATNLVSGLADALLDSIPIVAVTGQVPRGMIGTDAFQETPIVEVTRSITKHNYLVLNVEDIPRIVREAIFIACSGRPGPVLIDIPKDTQQQLVVPDWDMPIRLPGYVSRLPKCPTEAHLEQIVRLISESKKPVLYVGGGCVNSSEELRQFVEITGIPVASTLMGLGSFPCADDLSLHMLGMHGTVYANYAVDKSDLLLAFGVRFDDRVTGKVEAFASRAKIVHIDIDSAEIGKNKQPHVSVCADLKLALKGINGMLERKADKLKLDFSTWREELKEQKLKYPLSYKTFGEAIPPQYAIQLLDELTNGDAIVSTGVGQHQMWAAQFYMYNKPRHWLTSGGFGAMGFGLPAAMGAAVAKPDAVVVDIDGDGSFMMNVQELATIGVENLPVKIMLVNNQHLGMVVQWEHRFYKANRAHSYLGDPSKESEIFPDMLKFAEACAIPAARVSKKGDLRAAIRKMLDTPGPYLLDVIVPHQEHVLPMIPSGGAFKDVITEGDGRSTY